ATGTCGGCATCATGTTGGacccagggagggagagaccgGGCCTTCCTTCGGGGCAACCTCTCGGGCCAGTCTTTTGGTGCCATCAGATAAGTTACAGGAAGTCTGGGAGGGGGCACCCCAGAGGCGCTCTGCCAGTGGGAGTTCCTTGAGGAAACATTTTCCTCGGTGTCCCTCGTGTGCAGCATAGGGCCTCGCTCACAGCAGGcgatcaataaatgtttggagaGGGAGCGGCAAGGGAGGAGTCCTCTGCCCTAAGGAAGCTTTAGCCCAATGACAAGACGTAGTCAACTGACGGACCCTCAGAGTGTCAGTGCCCCACCAACATTTGCTAGAAAATGAATCAAATGGCATTAATCAGCCGACTGTAGTACAACGGCCACTGTGTCTcgagcgcctgctgtgtgccagcgGCTGCACGCAGGACTTCCTGTATTTTACCCCTTAGATTGTCATAACCACCTGATGAGGTCAGTACCATGATCAGCCCCATTCTCTGGACAAGAGAACTGAAATCACACCTCTAGGAAGTGGTGGAGCAGGGACTGGATCTCAGGCCTGCCCGGCTGAGTGGCCAGGCTCTTCCCCAATACCCACCCCTGGCTCCAAGTAGCTGTGAAGCGTCTGCTCCGTGCCCAGTGCTCCTGTTCCATGCTACCTAGGGGGCAGAGGAGAAGGATGAGGGACAGCCGGGCCCCAGGAGGTTCCAGTCTGGCTGCAGAGGCCAGACAAACACACAAAACACTTAGAAGATAAAATGGTTTTCGGCTCGATTCTGACTGCTTGTGGCAGGTAGGCCAGCGAGAACGCCGCAGTCCCGGAGGTCcgtgagggtgggagggagacacGGGAGAAGTGCTAGGGTCTGCCTGCCAGGCAGCATTGCTATCCCCATGTGAGAGCtgggaaaatgaggcccagagaggaaggtCCCACCACTGCTACAAGTCTTACAGCTGTGTCCAGCTCCAGAGCCGTTACTCTTTCCCTGTCCTACATTGTCTCTTAAATCCAAAGAGGCTTCCCAGAGGTGGTTTCAAGAAAAGGTGAGATTTTGCAGATAAGAGAGCAAAGGAAACTGGAAAGGCCAGCTaggggcagggatgggagagGACGGGGGACAATGTCTTTCTCAGAGACCAGAGCCTGTCTTGCCCCCCCCACCAGGACTCCCGCTGGGCCTGCCTTGAAAACATGGGAGTTCTGCTCAGAACAGCACTTTCCTCAGGACACCCGCCTGGTTCCCAGGGGATCACCACGCCATGGCTTCCCTTCCAGCCCAACTCAGCCTCAGCTGATGCCCCTCCAAACACTCCTTCCTGCTCAAACATCCTTCCTTCCAACATCGGGAGAGACATTGTATGCAATGGGCTAAGAAGAGCACGGGCCTGGAGTCAGACAGGCCTTGATTCCAATGTCTACGTGGCCACTGACTGGCTGAGGGACCCTAGATGAGCCCCTGAGCCTCACTTTTTCAAACTCCATAGAGCAGAGCTGGAGAGAGCTGGTTGCTAAGGTGGTCATGAGCCTTAGATGACATATGGAAaggccctggcacatagtaggccctctgGATGCACAGGACAACTCTGGattcccagccccaggcagccttAGCATTTTGGAAAAGATGGCATTGAGGCGGGACCCAGAGGACACGCAGGATTTAGACCAGTGGAGCCAGGGAAGGAGGCACtatgagaagaagaaagagcaggaagaaaggaGTTGGGTGTGGGATGGAGCAAATGGCTTTATAGAAAAGGCAGAAGGTTGTAGGGCAGCTGCTGGCATCTGAACAAGCTCTGCCTTACCTGGCCCAGCTCTGCTGTCCCAGGAGGACGAAGCCAGGACAGTCTTCCCCCTGCAGCTGGAGTAGGCAACCCCCCTGACCTGGGAGCAGTTATCTACCACGTCGCTGGGGAACTCCCCTCTGCTACATTTGCAGGTGCACCACTACCCTTTTTCTATGTCCCACAGTCTCTGCCAGATGCCCAGCGAGCAAGGCTTCAGCCTGGGCCCCCAGGCAAAGAGGAAGAGCCAGGAGGAGCCACAGCACTGGAGTCGAAGTGCTGGGACCCAGAGCCAGTTAGAAAAGGCTGGAGAAATCACTGCCATTGGTTTTAGGGACATGGTGGCTTGGCCACATTCGCCAGGCCTTCTGGGGCCTCATGCGCTGGGCACAGGCCAACTGCCCACCATTCCCCAGTGAAGAACCCTTTGCAGAACTGGACTTGTCCTACCACATGTGAGATTTAGGACGCCCTTCTTGGCTTCACACCTGGGACAGGGGGAAGAGATGGACTATGTGTGTATCCTGGCGGCTCTGGGCTCCGTGAGGCAGGATAACGTCAAGGTTGgaagctctggagccaggctgtctGAGGTCAAGTTCCGGTTCCACCACTTGCTGGCTGGGTATTACTGGTCGAGTTGCCTTACCACtgagtgcctcagtttcctcatctgtaaaataagggttagAAGTCTCCActccatagggttgttgtgaggagtatatatattatataaagtcCTTGGACAGTGTGCAGCACAAAGTAAGCGTGCTATAAGCTTTAGTTCTTGTTCCTATTATCTTTCTTTCAGCGTCTCTTCCTTCAGGCCCACTCCCAAGCTGAGAAAACCATAGCGTCCTTGTCCCCCAGGCCAGGGCAAGGGGCCCCTGGGGTCCTGGCAGATGGACGTTGGTTTGCGGATGAGGCAGAGGTCTCCCTGAGCAAGCTCACAGGGACCTCTGCACCCTGGGGCCACTAGCactcagggaggaggggagcccaAAGCTTGGGGTGGGCCAGGCACAGCCTGAGAgcccagagaggcagaggaagcaCGCTGCCAGGCCAAGAGCTGGGGCTGCCCCACCGGTCCCATCCGCCCTATCTCCTGCTTTCCCTTCCCCCTTGGTCTTTGGGGCAACGATTTGTGCTGGTTCAGGCCTGGAAATACCAGAAATACCAGAAACTAAAGTCGTCTCTCTTTGGGCGGCCACAGCACAAAACCAACCAACATGATCCTGCTATTAACCTCGATTAACTTGTAGAGGATTCCATCTCAGGCCCCCGTGGCTCCAGCCAAGCCCCCTGATGCTGGCCCCAAATGGCCAGGCCAGGGCAGAGGGTGGGCCGTGGAGAGTGGGTGGTGGGCAGTATCCTCAGGTCAAGGGCCGAACCAAGAACAGGGCGTCCTGAGCCATCAGGCCTGAGCTGCCCCCCGCCCCAGCGCTCAGCCTCTACTGCCTGTCCACAGACACGGGCACAGAGGAGGTGATTGTCTCCGTCTGACCACGGCGACTGCTCCCCAGGGCGGCCGAGAGCACAGGCCTGGGTGTCACAGAGGTAATTGCCAACCACGGGGCCAAAGCCTGCCCCCTCCACTCCTGCGGACACAGACACTCCAGCAAGAGACAGAAGGACAGTCACGGGCACACAGAGGCCCTCACAGGGCCCAGGAGAGGAGCAGGGCCTGTCTGGTCACACACCCAGCCAGCCACGCACACATGcactacacatacacacacacaggcacacacacaaacacactcccTCCCACCACCCACATCCCCAGAAAGAGGCTCACAGCAGCTACACCCCCTGAGGCACAGTTCCTAGGAGGATAAAAACACCCATTCAGGCAAGGGACGAGGGCAGGCACCAAAATAGAACCACTGAGCAGTCATGGGGCGGAAGGGAAAGAACAGGCGGCAGAGATGGACAGACCTGTGCTTGAGCCCTGGTTCTGTCACTTCCTGGCTGGGTGGCTGGGACCAGatcccctcccctgcccaaaCCTGCGCTGCgctgtctgtgaaatgggcacaGATGGCGCTCACAGCCACAGGTAGCACCCCTCATCGGCAGTGGTGGTCAACAGTGGGGGCCGATGTTATTACGATTTACTCTTTTTAAAGGTTTAGGAAGCAAGACGGTCTCAGGAATGGGCCGTGCCTCAGCAGGAAGGGTTGGGGCAGGACCACAGGGCGGAGGGACCCCTCAGGGCCCGGGGCTGTGGGGAAACACAGGTTTGAGAGGGAACCAGACCTGGGTTGGGAGTCCAGCTCTGCTCCTTCATAGCTCTGTAGTCTCAGTACGTCAGTTCACCTCTCCGACCCCATCTTGTCTCCCACAAAACGATGCTAACATCACCAGTCTTCTGGAGAGGTTGTGTGAACAGTATCCCACCGGAGCTAAGAGCCACGAAGCTGGGCTGCCGGGCTGCTCAACCACGTCCTGTGTGATCTGGGACAAGCTAAATAgtctctctgtaaaatggggacgataATGGGACTTAGCTCCCGGGGTGCCGTGAGGATGACACGCTCAGCACGAGGACCGCAGGGCAGTGCCCAGTGTGCAGGAAGGCAAGGCCATTGGTACGGTAGGACTAAGCACCAGCACGTGTGCCCTGTCCCAAAGGGCTGACCTGCCTCTCTCTCTCGTGCGCCTCCATGTCCAGAAGGCCTGTATACCCCTCCCCTCGAAAAGGAGGGTGCTGGGGAGGAGCCCTgggacccagccctgccctccctctgcctcccacagGGACTCGGGAGGCGGCCTTCGTGTACGCCATCTCTTCAGCAGGTGTGGCCTTTGCGGTGACGCGGGCATGCAGCAGTGGGGAGCTGGAAAAGTGTGGCTGTGACCGGACAGTGCACGGGGTCAGCCCACAGGGTAAgtgcaggaggcaggagggcatAGCGGGAGGGCAGGGGCCCGGGCCATGGCCCTCGCTCACCCGTGGCCCCCATGCCCACCACGCCCCAGGCTTCCAGTGGTCAGGATGCTCGGACAACATCGCCTACGGCGTGGCCTTCTCACAGTCGTTTGTGGACGTACGGGAGAGAAGCAAGGGGGCCTCGTCCAGCCGGGCCCTCATGAACCTCCACAACAACGAGGCTGGCAGGAAGGTAGTGAGGCGCGTCCCCTCCTTGTAACCACTAGGGCAGGGGTGGGCTCGGCCAAGTCCCCACTCTTCTACCCACATGCCGCTCAGAAAACATTTGCCCAGGCTCTCACCAGCACCAGGCAACTCCTCTCGGCCGGTGGGGTACGGGGCAGCGGGGGAGAAGCAGACAGGTGAGTAGGTGTCACAGAACAGCACGGGTGGCCCGCGATGCACCACACACATCCCCAACACGCCCCCACctatgcacatatatgtacagAGGTGTGTGTCTCCATccctctgtcacacacacacaaccccctaataagtagcagagctaggatttgaaccactAAGATCATGTGTTTAACTATGACACCATCTGCCTTCTTGATACCTACTCTTCAAGGTTCCCATGCAGATTCAATGCAGCCATGTTCCCCATCATGTCATTTGTCACTCAGTGTTTCATGTGACACTATCCTTTAAAATGTCTCTCCTCCATCAACTCCAAGTGCCTCGAGGACAGGGATGGTACCTTCTTCAACTGTCCCCAACACAGCTTACCAGCCCACCATGGCATACACGAGTAGCTTACTGCAGAGGAAGCGTGACAATAAATCTTTCTCCAATTCTGCGGCATCCCCCCAGGTGTGCTCTGGCTGTCTGCCCCCTAGACACCTCCCTAGCCTCCCCTGACATCTCCTGAtggcccctctctccttcccatcccTTGCAGGCCATCCTGACACACATGCGGGTGGAGTGCAAGTGCCACGGGGTGTCGGGCTCCTGCGAGGTAAAGACGTGCTGGCGAGCCGTGCCGCCCTTCCGCCAGGTGGGCCACGCACTGAAGGAGAAGTTTGATGGCGCCACCGAGGTGGAGCCACGCCGTGTGGGCTCCTCCAGGGCGCTGGTGCCTCGCAATGCACAGTTCAAGCCGCACACGGACGAGGACTTGGTGTACTTGGAGCCCAGCCCAGACTTCTGCGAGCAGGACGTGCGCAGTGGTGTGCTGGGCACGAGGGGCCGCACCTGCAACAAGACGTCCAAGGCCATCGATGGCTGCGAGCTGCTATGCTGCGGCCGGGGCTTCCACACAGCTCAGGTGGAGCTGGCTGAGCGCTGCAGCTGCAAATTCCACTGGTGCTGCTTCGTCAAGTGCCGGCAGTGCCAGCGGCTGGTGGAGCTGCACACGTGCCGGTGACTGCCGCCCCGCCCTGTGCCCAGCAACCACCTAGTGGCCCAGGGAAGGCCGATAATTTAAACAGTCCCCCACCACCTACCCCAAAAGATACTggttgtattttttgttttggtttggtttttgggTCCTCATGTTATTTATTGCCGAAACCAGGCAGGCAACCCCAAGGGCACCAACCGAGGCCTCCCTGAAGCCTGGGCCTTCGTGGCTGCCACTGACCAAAGGGACCTTGCTCATGCCTCTGGCTGTCCACATGTGGCTGCTGCTGACCACTCAGTTGTTATCTGTATGCATTTTTCTACTTGCAGACTTAAGGTGGGTAATGAGTGTTACAGCCACATGCCTACTGACCCTGCCATCTAAGAAGTGGCCCTATGGCAGGGGAAATCGATGCCATCTTGATGGAAGTtgcacccacacatacacacgaaCCCCTGGCAGCTTCAGCCTGGTAGCCTTGTCTCTGAAGCCCCCTGGAAAGGGAATGGGCAAATACCAGGTCAAGGGTAAAGGGTCAATTTCAGCCCTCCATGAGCCACTGGAGGTTCAACCTCTGTGAGACCTTCCAGGCAGGAAGAGCAGGTGAGATGAGGGCAAGAGAAGGCTACAGTGCCACCCCAAAGCCAGCCCGCCCAGCATCCCCCTCAAAGACGGAACCCCCCACTGCCTGGTCCTCCAGGCAGGAGTACAGGCTGCCGATCCTCTGCAGTGATGCCCCGTGTGTCTCCTCTTCACGGtgctcctcctctgtgaagctaGGAATGGAAATCACACATGCAGGAAAGGCCGTGCAAAAAAGCCCTCTCCCAACTATTATTTCACTCATTCACCAAATGTATTCAGCAAAAACTATGTTCTAGGCCCTGTACTGAGCCATCTCACTGGACGACCATAACAGTCCTGGGATgcttgtgcccattttacagcaGAGAGGGCAGTGCTCAGCAGGGGCCCCAAGCAAGCTGGGtgcagaggcagagccagaagaGCCCTCTA
The genomic region above belongs to Equus caballus isolate H_3958 breed thoroughbred chromosome 2, TB-T2T, whole genome shotgun sequence and contains:
- the WNT4 gene encoding protein Wnt-4 isoform X3, with the translated sequence MCKRNLEVMDSVRRGAQLAIEECQYQFRNRRWNCSTLDSLPVFGKVVTQGTREAAFVYAISSAGVAFAVTRACSSGELEKCGCDRTVHGVSPQGFQWSGCSDNIAYGVAFSQSFVDVRERSKGASSSRALMNLHNNEAGRKAILTHMRVECKCHGVSGSCEVKTCWRAVPPFRQVGHALKEKFDGATEVEPRRVGSSRALVPRNAQFKPHTDEDLVYLEPSPDFCEQDVRSGVLGTRGRTCNKTSKAIDGCELLCCGRGFHTAQVELAERCSCKFHWCCFVKCRQCQRLVELHTCR
- the WNT4 gene encoding protein Wnt-4 isoform X4 — encoded protein: MSPRSCLRSLRLLVFAVFSAAASNWLYLAKLSSVGSISEEETCEKLKGLIQRQVQMCKRNLEVMDSVRRGAQLAIEECQYQFRNRRWNCSTLDSLPVFGKVVTQGTREAAFVYAISSAGVAFAVTRACSSGELEKCGCDRTVHGVSPQGFQWSGCSDNIAYGVAFSQSFVDVRERSKGASSSRALMNLHNNEAGRKAILTHMRVECKCHGVSGSCEVKTCWRAVPPFRQVGHALKEKFDGATEVEPRRVGSSRALVPRNAQFKPHTDEDLVYLEPSPDFCEQDVRSGVLGTRGRTCNKTSKAIDGCELLCCGRGFHTAQVELAERCSCKFHWCCFVKCRQCQRLVELHTCR
- the WNT4 gene encoding protein Wnt-4 isoform X1; the encoded protein is MLLKFVILRTLLLLQEPGRQPRQPCPGRYLAKLSSVGSISEEETCEKLKGLIQRQVQMCKRNLEVMDSVRRGAQLAIEECQYQFRNRRWNCSTLDSLPVFGKVVTQGTREAAFVYAISSAGVAFAVTRACSSGELEKCGCDRTVHGVSPQGFQWSGCSDNIAYGVAFSQSFVDVRERSKGASSSRALMNLHNNEAGRKAILTHMRVECKCHGVSGSCEVKTCWRAVPPFRQVGHALKEKFDGATEVEPRRVGSSRALVPRNAQFKPHTDEDLVYLEPSPDFCEQDVRSGVLGTRGRTCNKTSKAIDGCELLCCGRGFHTAQVELAERCSCKFHWCCFVKCRQCQRLVELHTCR
- the WNT4 gene encoding protein Wnt-4 isoform X2 → MLLKFVILRTLLLLQEPGRQPRQPCPGRYLAKLSSVGSISEEETCEKLKGLIQRQVQMCKRNLEVMDSVRRGAQLAIEECQYQFRNRRWNCSTLDSLPVFGKVVTQGVAFAVTRACSSGELEKCGCDRTVHGVSPQGFQWSGCSDNIAYGVAFSQSFVDVRERSKGASSSRALMNLHNNEAGRKAILTHMRVECKCHGVSGSCEVKTCWRAVPPFRQVGHALKEKFDGATEVEPRRVGSSRALVPRNAQFKPHTDEDLVYLEPSPDFCEQDVRSGVLGTRGRTCNKTSKAIDGCELLCCGRGFHTAQVELAERCSCKFHWCCFVKCRQCQRLVELHTCR